Proteins from a genomic interval of uncultured Desulfuromusa sp.:
- a CDS encoding ABC transporter ATP-binding protein, translating to MSKPFIQLNSVSRWYGEEANRVKALTDISLSLPVGSQMALVGPSGSGKTTLLNLVGALDRPTQGSIVVAGKTISAFNERQASEFRRTQVGFVFQDDALLPELSVAENVELPLVLLGINAGTRHDRVSQLLQSLGLQERVSAYPPQLSGGEKQRVAVARAVIHHPRILLADEPTANLDAKSATLVLQTIRQLAEQKQLTVLISSHDPRVFKLFDQQVHLHDGQLDDTCSTKT from the coding sequence ATGAGTAAGCCATTTATTCAACTCAATTCAGTTTCTCGCTGGTATGGAGAAGAAGCTAACAGAGTTAAAGCTCTGACCGACATTTCACTGTCGCTGCCAGTCGGTTCGCAAATGGCACTCGTGGGTCCAAGTGGATCAGGAAAAACGACGTTGCTTAACCTCGTCGGTGCCCTGGATCGTCCAACTCAAGGTTCTATCGTTGTTGCGGGAAAAACTATCTCCGCATTCAATGAAAGACAGGCTTCGGAATTTCGTCGCACGCAAGTGGGTTTCGTTTTTCAGGATGACGCCTTGCTCCCTGAGCTAAGCGTGGCGGAAAATGTTGAGCTCCCACTGGTTCTTCTTGGGATAAATGCCGGAACACGCCATGATCGAGTCAGTCAATTACTGCAATCCCTAGGTCTTCAAGAGCGCGTAAGCGCTTATCCTCCCCAGCTTTCAGGAGGTGAAAAACAACGTGTTGCCGTCGCGCGTGCGGTTATTCATCATCCCCGGATTTTACTCGCTGATGAACCAACAGCGAATCTTGACGCAAAATCGGCCACATTGGTTCTGCAAACTATCCGTCAACTCGCCGAACAGAAACAGCTCACAGTTCTGATTTCTTCCCATGACCCACGCGTTTTTAAATTATTTGATCAACAAGTACATCTGCATGATGGGCAACTTGATGACACCTGTTCAACTAAAACATAG
- a CDS encoding class I SAM-dependent methyltransferase, whose protein sequence is MNSPQNSSPSPQTPGPAALPTRGRVLVHAAVIYDAVQPLVTLGQEARLNRWLAEQISLPDGEQVLDVGCGTGLLTVQIARGNPGLHVIGIDASRPMIDVANRKRSSSDCRFQQALGEDLPFPDSHFAMVTSALFFHHVDRDLKQQTLQEIYRVLKPGGELLIADMDKPYTLLGWAMSWTAWKLFRQPEIKENMDGVLREEIETAGFLNLTELSRFSGYIRVLHARRGS, encoded by the coding sequence TTGAATAGTCCTCAAAATTCTTCTCCGTCTCCACAAACCCCCGGTCCCGCTGCACTGCCTACACGGGGTCGGGTTCTGGTTCATGCTGCTGTCATCTATGACGCCGTTCAACCACTTGTGACTTTGGGTCAGGAAGCACGATTGAATCGCTGGCTGGCGGAACAAATCAGCTTGCCCGATGGTGAGCAAGTTCTTGATGTGGGCTGTGGAACCGGTCTGCTCACGGTTCAGATTGCCCGCGGCAACCCTGGCTTACACGTCATTGGTATTGATGCGTCACGGCCAATGATTGACGTCGCCAATCGCAAACGCAGCAGCTCTGATTGCCGTTTTCAGCAAGCACTCGGAGAAGACCTTCCGTTTCCGGATTCCCACTTTGCCATGGTCACCTCAGCCCTTTTTTTTCACCATGTTGACCGGGATCTCAAACAGCAGACATTGCAGGAGATCTACCGCGTTCTCAAGCCAGGAGGGGAGTTACTGATTGCGGATATGGACAAACCTTACACCCTGTTGGGATGGGCAATGTCCTGGACCGCCTGGAAACTGTTTCGACAACCGGAAATTAAGGAAAATATGGATGGGGTCCTCAGAGAGGAAATTGAAACTGCTGGTTTTCTGAACCTGACTGAGCTGTCCCGCTTCTCCGGCTATATCCGTGTTCTTCACGCTCGGAGAGGCTCATGA
- a CDS encoding flagellar basal body rod C-terminal domain-containing protein, with protein sequence MPLSVNNSISALNALSTKQNVTANNIANSETKGFKKSTAVLEESSTGAVNSRIQTVNTPGTIIPQADGTLEEMSNVDLIQETTAMITTRHAYEANLKALKISTAMEDNALDMIG encoded by the coding sequence ATGCCACTTTCAGTCAATAACAGTATTTCGGCACTCAATGCCTTATCAACCAAGCAAAACGTCACTGCCAATAATATTGCCAACAGTGAAACCAAGGGGTTCAAAAAATCGACGGCTGTTCTGGAAGAAAGCTCAACTGGAGCGGTCAACTCAAGGATTCAGACCGTTAACACCCCGGGAACCATAATACCGCAAGCAGATGGTACGCTGGAGGAGATGTCCAACGTCGATCTCATCCAGGAGACTACGGCCATGATCACCACCAGACACGCCTATGAGGCTAACTTAAAAGCGTTGAAAATCAGTACAGCCATGGAAGATAACGCGCTGGACATGATAGGTTAG
- a CDS encoding FtsX-like permease family protein, with protein MIFWLRFALRSVLRRRRRTLITFISVGLGVAMLIVLGSIMVGVNDTMVKNAVAINSGNLVIETPPLPLNTALQETESWEQVLQIQEILYVLPRYTLPAILRHGERVQALQLTLVNPEQEKNNSPIPDNISAGHWLHEQEGLVIGSGLAESLAVSTGEIVRFSTSDQHFELPVTGIFHTGVQSLDYGLGYLPIAVAQKLALAANVRLQLAVFTTSGSALPTLQRQLQSTQGTTATISTWQQKLPEVEQLVQLNEFSMQIMILLVIAILAFGVANSLLISVMDRYRYYGILKAIGVRPQEVVITVVGEALVICLGAGLIGTLVGMIVGSIWGQIGLDISHYTSYNPHFSINPVIYPRLTVSMVFLPQVLALITGVLASVWPALVAAGRQVNSSMRDL; from the coding sequence ATGATCTTCTGGCTTCGCTTTGCCTTGCGCTCAGTGTTGCGCCGTCGCCGCCGCACTCTGATAACCTTTATTTCCGTAGGTCTGGGTGTTGCCATGCTGATCGTACTGGGCTCTATCATGGTCGGTGTCAACGATACGATGGTCAAGAATGCCGTCGCCATAAACTCCGGGAACCTGGTCATCGAAACGCCCCCACTTCCTTTGAATACTGCTTTGCAGGAAACGGAATCATGGGAGCAAGTGCTACAGATTCAGGAAATTCTGTATGTGCTTCCCCGTTACACTCTTCCTGCTATTCTGCGCCATGGCGAAAGAGTTCAGGCGCTCCAGCTGACACTGGTTAATCCGGAACAGGAAAAGAACAACTCACCGATTCCGGACAACATCAGTGCCGGCCACTGGCTGCATGAACAAGAGGGATTGGTTATTGGATCCGGACTTGCAGAATCTCTGGCTGTTTCAACAGGAGAAATTGTCAGATTTTCGACCTCCGACCAGCACTTTGAGCTGCCGGTCACCGGGATTTTCCATACCGGGGTTCAATCTCTCGATTATGGACTCGGCTACCTGCCGATTGCTGTTGCACAAAAGTTAGCCCTTGCAGCGAATGTACGCTTGCAACTGGCAGTATTTACAACATCAGGGAGCGCGTTGCCGACGCTGCAAAGACAGCTGCAATCAACCCAGGGGACAACAGCAACAATCTCGACCTGGCAGCAGAAACTTCCCGAGGTTGAACAACTGGTTCAGCTCAATGAATTCTCTATGCAGATTATGATCTTGCTGGTGATTGCGATTCTTGCTTTTGGCGTGGCCAATTCACTCTTGATCTCCGTCATGGATCGCTACCGCTATTACGGTATTCTCAAAGCCATTGGTGTGCGGCCTCAGGAAGTTGTGATAACCGTTGTTGGTGAAGCTCTGGTCATCTGCCTGGGAGCTGGACTGATTGGGACCCTGGTAGGAATGATTGTCGGCTCGATCTGGGGACAAATCGGACTGGATATCAGCCACTATACATCTTACAACCCCCATTTCAGCATTAATCCTGTGATTTACCCCCGCTTGACCGTCTCAATGGTTTTTCTTCCGCAAGTTCTTGCTTTAATAACCGGGGTTCTGGCCTCAGTATGGCCGGCACTGGTCGCAGCCGGACGGCAAGTCAACAGCAGCATGAGAGACCTATGA
- a CDS encoding TRAP transporter large permease subunit has protein sequence MTTAALFFLLLLCLLTGMPIAFALGLSSITTILIFSNDSLASIALKLFASQSEHYTLLAIPFFILSSTFLSTGGVANRIINFAIDCVGWIRGGLAMASVMACMIFAAVSGSSPATVAAIGSIVIVGMVKAGYPEELAAGVITNAGTLGILIPPSIVMLVYAAATEESAARLFMAGLIPGLMMGILLMLVIYVVARIKGLPAQPWVGFKHLAKSSVSAGWGLMMIVIVLGSIYGGIASPTEAAAVSAVYAYFIAIFIYRDMGPLKGIPWKKNEHESIVQIISRNLLLTVVALPKSIIDPDTRKVFRDASKVSIMLLFIIGNAMLFAHVLTTERIPHHIAEIIVGWGLPAWGFLIVVNILLLMAGNFMEPSAIVLIMAPILFPIAVKLGIDPVHLGIIMVVNMEIGLITPPVGLNLFVTAGITGHNITWVLKAALPWLMLLLFFLILITYIPQISLFLPEYIDHLKGY, from the coding sequence ATGACAACTGCAGCACTCTTTTTTCTTCTTCTGCTCTGCCTGCTGACAGGGATGCCGATTGCCTTTGCCTTGGGATTATCAAGTATCACGACAATTCTGATTTTTTCAAATGACTCATTGGCTTCCATTGCATTAAAACTGTTTGCATCACAATCTGAACATTACACCCTTCTGGCGATTCCGTTTTTCATTCTGTCCTCGACTTTTCTGTCGACGGGGGGAGTCGCCAACAGGATCATCAATTTTGCCATTGACTGTGTTGGCTGGATTCGTGGCGGGCTGGCAATGGCTTCCGTTATGGCCTGTATGATCTTTGCCGCTGTTTCCGGTTCTTCCCCTGCGACTGTTGCCGCAATCGGGTCCATTGTCATTGTTGGTATGGTGAAAGCGGGATATCCGGAAGAATTAGCCGCCGGGGTCATAACCAATGCGGGAACCTTGGGCATATTGATTCCACCCTCCATTGTCATGCTGGTTTACGCTGCTGCAACTGAAGAATCTGCAGCGCGGCTGTTTATGGCAGGGTTAATCCCGGGATTAATGATGGGTATCCTGCTGATGCTTGTTATATATGTTGTAGCTCGAATCAAAGGCCTGCCCGCACAACCTTGGGTCGGTTTTAAGCATTTAGCAAAATCAAGCGTCAGCGCGGGCTGGGGTTTGATGATGATTGTTATCGTTCTCGGTTCAATCTATGGTGGTATTGCCAGCCCAACTGAGGCTGCTGCTGTTTCTGCGGTCTATGCGTATTTCATTGCGATTTTTATCTATCGTGACATGGGACCACTCAAAGGGATTCCATGGAAAAAAAATGAACATGAATCCATTGTCCAAATTATTTCACGCAACTTGCTGCTGACGGTTGTCGCTCTGCCTAAGTCAATTATTGACCCGGATACTCGTAAAGTTTTCCGGGATGCTTCTAAAGTTTCCATCATGTTGCTGTTCATCATTGGCAACGCGATGCTGTTTGCCCATGTTCTGACGACCGAGCGAATTCCCCACCATATCGCTGAAATCATAGTTGGCTGGGGCCTTCCAGCCTGGGGATTCCTGATTGTTGTCAACATCCTGTTGTTGATGGCAGGGAATTTTATGGAACCTTCGGCTATCGTTTTGATTATGGCACCCATTCTTTTCCCGATTGCTGTGAAATTGGGCATCGATCCGGTTCATCTGGGGATCATCATGGTTGTGAATATGGAAATCGGCTTGATTACACCTCCTGTTGGTCTGAACCTGTTTGTGACTGCAGGGATTACCGGGCATAACATTACCTGGGTATTGAAAGCGGCATTGCCTTGGTTAATGTTGTTATTATTCTTCCTGATATTGATCACCTATATCCCGCAAATTTCCCTGTTTCTGCCGGAATATATTGATCATCTTAAGGGCTACTGA
- the yjgA gene encoding ribosome biogenesis factor YjgA, whose amino-acid sequence MGDYVEEDLPLSRTKKKQQAKQIEEIASQLTSLTDKQFSQIELPAEISREADLARSTKGLSSQRRQLKHLAGLIRKSEGAREDLLRQLESLDQVSRGEKKQFHQLEKLRDRLCDAGSFAAAFDEMLELMPEIDRKTISRLARSVQQHDDRRAYRDIFRRLRDELAEN is encoded by the coding sequence ATGGGCGATTATGTTGAGGAAGATCTGCCGCTGAGTCGAACCAAAAAGAAGCAGCAGGCCAAGCAAATTGAAGAAATAGCATCACAGCTGACGAGTTTAACGGACAAGCAGTTTTCCCAAATTGAACTGCCTGCTGAGATCAGTAGAGAAGCAGATCTGGCCCGTTCAACCAAGGGGCTCAGTTCACAACGCCGTCAATTGAAACACCTTGCAGGGTTGATACGTAAGTCGGAAGGGGCTCGGGAAGATTTATTGCGGCAGTTAGAGAGTCTTGATCAGGTTTCACGGGGAGAGAAAAAGCAATTTCACCAGTTGGAAAAACTGCGTGATCGACTGTGTGATGCGGGCAGCTTTGCCGCTGCTTTTGATGAAATGCTGGAATTAATGCCGGAGATTGATCGTAAAACTATTTCCAGGTTAGCGCGGTCGGTCCAGCAACATGATGACCGCCGTGCGTATCGCGATATCTTCCGGCGTCTGCGGGATGAATTGGCTGAAAATTAG
- a CDS encoding PAS domain S-box protein: MKVKWKIISLVMMIVIAACATFISLIVAQDRRNLHEEIAREVKNIKSIAALLEENKYQTYKLRILNFVNDTAESRKGLLRAFANRDRKDLLAKSKPFLQFLQNENPYFSTLAWITKDNKNFLRVHRPNLKIADDISEMRPDIVAANRTHSQVSGFKIAKSGLQYRVVQPVNYEGQHIGAVQFGIDTMLLQDSIYEKLKMPVASVIANDKTEYIVNTKVQSWSGPTHTLYSKQLDIFQNNDLPINWSLEVQRISYEGRSYQLIRAFDFLNHVNESEGRLFIALETTQREQQLSGQLALMSLISGVVLLVSFLILHSSYSNLLETIEALIDRLQVQNTDLEATVQQRTASLKQSEQRFKNLSALTFEGIILHQQGVALDVNESLLKICGYSRNELIGQNLIELCIPEEEHETVRANIAVDQAAPYEVMVRKKDGTIIPVEIQSRNVENEGKQYRVTAVRDISQRKQVERKYELLVQGTSLGIVLADAETGLIVECNDALIKMVNRERNDLIGRPQSTLHPPQKLTGGLTRAFIKNRDKIPKHATRDQLITKEGRIVETEVRANKIEYNGREMMLDLFQDITEKLLLEEQLRQKYKMEAIGVMAGGIAHNFNNSLAIILGSLEMAQRKFDEPEKAITFIENAQIAALRSRDLVSQIMVYSRKGISEKDKLTLTTVVDEIQKLISPTLPTTINLNISISPKASEQRVHADPSRIQEALLNLCNNAVQAMDEKGDLTITLEEVTLQQQDIPVQHQNCRPGTYIMLSVKDTGCGMDQDILSRIFDPFFTTKDVGKGTGMGLASVQGIIDQHDGLIKVHSSPGQGSTFKLYFPALEPSLSAPETDQKHYLQTGTESILLVDDDQMIINLSKQMLNDLGYHVVTATSGADALHIITENPQRFDLMITDQTMPGMTGQELTQKVRELNPDMPIILSTGYSSKVAKEDIKKHGFSAYCPKPLRLGELSQAIRRLLDK; encoded by the coding sequence GTGAAAGTTAAATGGAAAATCATTTCTTTGGTTATGATGATCGTCATCGCTGCTTGTGCGACATTCATATCCCTGATAGTTGCTCAAGATAGAAGAAATCTGCATGAAGAGATTGCACGAGAAGTCAAAAATATCAAAAGTATTGCTGCTCTTCTGGAAGAGAACAAATACCAAACCTACAAGCTGCGTATTCTAAATTTCGTCAATGATACAGCGGAAAGCCGCAAAGGTCTTCTTAGAGCCTTTGCCAACCGGGATCGCAAAGATTTACTCGCTAAAAGCAAACCCTTTCTGCAATTTCTGCAAAATGAAAACCCTTATTTTTCCACTCTTGCCTGGATCACCAAAGATAACAAGAATTTTCTTCGGGTGCATCGCCCCAATCTTAAAATAGCTGATGATATCAGCGAAATGCGCCCTGATATTGTTGCTGCGAATAGAACCCATTCACAGGTTTCCGGTTTTAAGATTGCCAAAAGCGGATTGCAGTATCGTGTTGTTCAGCCTGTTAACTACGAGGGTCAACATATCGGTGCGGTTCAATTTGGGATCGATACGATGCTGCTACAGGATTCAATCTATGAAAAACTGAAGATGCCTGTCGCCTCGGTCATCGCAAATGATAAAACCGAGTATATTGTCAACACGAAGGTTCAATCATGGTCTGGCCCAACTCACACCCTGTATTCAAAACAACTCGATATCTTTCAAAATAATGACCTGCCAATCAACTGGTCCCTTGAGGTCCAGAGAATTTCTTATGAAGGCCGAAGCTACCAATTAATTCGCGCCTTTGACTTTCTGAATCATGTGAATGAATCAGAGGGACGCTTGTTTATTGCCTTAGAGACAACCCAGCGAGAACAACAGTTGTCCGGGCAACTCGCACTGATGTCTTTGATCAGCGGGGTCGTCCTGCTTGTTTCTTTTCTGATTCTTCACTCCAGCTACAGTAACCTTCTGGAAACCATCGAAGCCCTGATTGATAGACTCCAAGTCCAGAATACCGATCTGGAAGCGACTGTCCAGCAACGGACCGCGTCACTTAAGCAAAGTGAACAACGATTTAAAAACCTCTCCGCCTTAACCTTTGAAGGAATTATCTTACATCAGCAAGGTGTCGCACTGGATGTCAATGAGTCTCTTTTAAAAATATGCGGTTACAGTCGAAACGAGCTTATTGGCCAAAACCTGATTGAGTTATGTATCCCGGAAGAAGAACACGAAACCGTCAGAGCGAATATTGCCGTTGATCAAGCGGCCCCTTATGAGGTTATGGTACGAAAAAAAGACGGAACCATAATCCCGGTGGAGATTCAATCAAGAAATGTCGAAAATGAAGGGAAACAATATCGTGTTACGGCAGTCAGAGATATCTCGCAACGGAAGCAGGTCGAGAGAAAATATGAACTCCTTGTTCAGGGAACCAGCCTGGGAATTGTTCTGGCAGATGCTGAAACAGGACTCATCGTTGAATGTAACGATGCCCTCATAAAAATGGTTAACCGTGAACGCAATGACTTAATAGGCCGACCTCAATCAACACTTCACCCACCACAAAAACTCACCGGAGGACTAACCAGAGCCTTTATAAAAAATCGGGACAAGATTCCCAAGCATGCGACTCGTGATCAGTTGATAACCAAAGAAGGAAGGATCGTTGAGACTGAAGTCAGAGCCAATAAAATTGAATATAATGGCCGCGAGATGATGCTGGACCTGTTCCAGGATATTACAGAAAAATTGCTGCTTGAAGAGCAATTACGGCAAAAATACAAAATGGAAGCTATCGGAGTTATGGCCGGTGGTATCGCCCATAACTTCAACAACTCTCTGGCTATTATTTTGGGCAGCCTGGAAATGGCACAAAGAAAATTCGATGAACCGGAAAAAGCCATAACATTTATAGAAAATGCCCAAATAGCAGCGCTACGTTCCCGCGATCTGGTCAGCCAGATCATGGTCTATAGCCGCAAAGGCATCAGCGAAAAAGACAAACTAACATTGACCACTGTCGTTGATGAAATTCAGAAATTAATAAGCCCTACGCTGCCGACAACAATTAACCTCAATATCAGTATTTCTCCGAAAGCTTCTGAGCAAAGAGTTCATGCTGATCCGAGTCGAATTCAGGAGGCTTTGCTGAATTTGTGTAACAACGCAGTACAAGCCATGGATGAAAAAGGAGACCTCACGATAACCCTGGAGGAGGTGACCCTGCAGCAGCAAGACATCCCTGTCCAACATCAAAACTGTCGTCCTGGAACCTATATCATGCTCAGCGTCAAGGATACCGGCTGTGGAATGGATCAGGACATCCTTTCAAGAATTTTTGATCCCTTCTTCACCACCAAAGACGTGGGGAAAGGAACTGGAATGGGGTTGGCTTCGGTTCAGGGAATCATTGATCAACATGACGGCCTGATCAAGGTTCATAGCTCACCCGGTCAAGGAAGTACTTTTAAACTTTATTTTCCTGCGCTTGAACCCTCCTTAAGCGCACCTGAAACGGACCAGAAACATTATCTACAAACAGGGACAGAATCGATCTTATTAGTCGACGACGATCAAATGATTATCAATCTCAGCAAGCAGATGCTGAATGATCTGGGATACCATGTTGTTACGGCAACATCCGGGGCTGATGCTTTGCACATTATTACAGAGAACCCGCAACGTTTTGACCTGATGATAACCGACCAGACAATGCCGGGAATGACAGGTCAGGAACTGACTCAAAAAGTCAGGGAATTGAACCCGGATATGCCAATCATTTTATCGACCGGCTACAGCTCCAAAGTGGCAAAAGAGGATATTAAAAAACATGGTTTCTCGGCATATTGTCCCAAACCGCTACGCCTCGGTGAGTTATCTCAGGCGATAAGAAGATTATTGGACAAATAA
- a CDS encoding class 1 isoprenoid biosynthesis enzyme: MKNQAGAILMAYEPWAQAFAIQRQTVQRFHQTCAAVLGGSCSLNPLQPEQLSLQRNLFSTLFIMATKAAGVALDVLPLYAMINQCLRVQVTGCDNLLDDEYKSVIPFSLSGSGTRFRSVLTIMTGDTVLANLILEEVASGRMNLVNAQQLLAASLAVLIPSGIEEHEEESSIKEPVPPVEIILQQVHPRKTGLLFEAPIRLVGKMQIADLSRSQHISEALSKFGVGCQILDDLKDVADDLYHRKYNIVISQAWHGNNEAEKQQIAAFLQSDETYEQAQDIAARLTTAHQQDSLNYAGQYFHQAAQIFCQYFPDFKTLQASALGSLVQNSIMSERNTTEIRVMP; the protein is encoded by the coding sequence ATGAAAAATCAGGCCGGCGCTATTTTAATGGCATATGAACCCTGGGCTCAAGCCTTTGCCATTCAACGTCAGACCGTGCAGAGATTTCACCAGACCTGTGCCGCGGTATTGGGAGGCAGTTGCTCACTCAACCCATTGCAACCCGAGCAGTTATCACTTCAGCGCAACCTGTTCTCAACCCTGTTTATTATGGCAACAAAAGCTGCAGGTGTCGCACTTGATGTTCTCCCCCTCTATGCCATGATCAACCAGTGTTTACGTGTGCAAGTCACCGGCTGTGACAACTTACTGGACGACGAGTACAAAAGTGTCATCCCCTTTTCTCTGTCAGGCAGCGGCACCCGTTTTCGATCAGTTTTAACCATTATGACCGGCGATACTGTCTTGGCCAACCTGATTTTGGAGGAAGTGGCATCCGGACGCATGAACCTCGTCAATGCCCAGCAACTCCTGGCCGCATCTCTGGCTGTATTAATCCCCAGCGGGATAGAAGAACACGAAGAGGAGTCCAGCATCAAAGAACCGGTCCCTCCGGTGGAAATCATTCTGCAACAAGTCCATCCACGTAAAACCGGTCTTCTATTTGAGGCTCCAATCCGTCTGGTTGGAAAAATGCAGATTGCAGATCTCTCCCGGTCACAGCATATTTCAGAAGCTTTGTCCAAATTTGGCGTTGGCTGTCAAATTCTTGATGACCTCAAAGATGTAGCAGACGACCTCTATCACCGTAAATACAATATTGTCATTTCTCAAGCTTGGCACGGCAATAATGAAGCTGAAAAACAACAAATTGCAGCCTTCCTGCAGAGTGACGAAACTTACGAACAGGCTCAAGATATTGCGGCTCGGCTCACAACAGCTCACCAACAAGACAGCCTGAACTATGCAGGTCAATATTTCCATCAGGCAGCGCAAATATTCTGTCAGTATTTTCCGGATTTTAAAACACTGCAAGCGTCTGCACTTGGAAGTTTAGTGCAGAACTCAATCATGTCGGAACGCAATACCACAGAGATCAGGGTCATGCCATGA
- a CDS encoding TRAP transporter small permease produces MLSQIINSFEESVIALLLASMTLLVFIEVVLRYGFGVGFMWGEELTLHLSAWMVLFGVSYGIKVGSHIGVDALVKILPPTARRIVSGIAVVACLFYTILFMQGAWIYLSKIQMIGIEMEDLPIPKWIAHSILLIGMIMIAIRLLILLWNIFIGKTDGFKLADEAKESMHLAEETKAATTQGGESA; encoded by the coding sequence ATGCTCAGTCAAATAATCAATAGCTTTGAAGAATCTGTGATCGCACTCCTTCTGGCATCGATGACGTTGCTGGTATTTATCGAAGTGGTGCTGCGTTACGGTTTTGGTGTGGGCTTCATGTGGGGAGAGGAATTGACCCTGCATCTCTCCGCATGGATGGTTCTTTTTGGAGTTTCTTATGGAATCAAAGTCGGCTCACATATCGGTGTTGATGCCCTGGTCAAAATATTGCCGCCCACAGCACGTAGAATTGTTAGTGGTATCGCAGTTGTGGCCTGTCTTTTTTACACGATCCTGTTTATGCAAGGTGCCTGGATTTATCTTTCTAAGATCCAGATGATTGGTATCGAAATGGAAGACTTGCCGATTCCAAAATGGATTGCCCACAGCATTCTCCTGATAGGCATGATCATGATCGCAATCCGTCTGTTGATTCTGCTCTGGAACATTTTTATCGGCAAAACTGATGGGTTCAAACTTGCTGACGAAGCCAAAGAGAGTATGCATCTGGCTGAGGAAACAAAAGCAGCTACAACTCAGGGAGGTGAATCAGCATGA
- the lhgO gene encoding L-2-hydroxyglutarate oxidase, which produces MASYDFIVIGGGIVGLATARQLQKQYQGAKVAILEKEKKLAIHQTRHNSGIIHAGVYYAPGSLKARFCREGNIDTKQFCREHNIPFRETGKLLVATDKQDAERMQDLLERCRINEIQTEVFDQQQLHEFEPNVVGVAATWVPSSGIVDFEQVANKLAEQIRSAGGEIYTNCMVTGLTETSGVEVKTSLGTFTGRFLVSCAGLYSDRIIQMLGQQPTFKILPFRGEYFQLPAEKSQMVTHPIYPIPNPELPFLGIHLTPMIDGSLTVGPNATLALAREGYSRWKVDLHDLAEMLSYPGLYRLVMKYPLPTLIELKNSLYRPGYLKQVNRYCPKVALGDLRPYPAGVRAQAVKPDGTTLDDFLFVESEKSLIVGNAPSPAATSAMPIARYICDKVGQLID; this is translated from the coding sequence ATGGCATCATATGACTTTATCGTGATTGGTGGTGGCATCGTTGGCCTGGCTACTGCCCGTCAATTGCAAAAACAGTATCAAGGGGCAAAAGTAGCAATCCTTGAGAAAGAAAAAAAACTGGCGATACACCAGACACGTCATAACAGCGGCATTATCCATGCCGGAGTCTATTACGCACCGGGAAGCCTAAAAGCCCGTTTTTGTCGTGAAGGTAATATTGATACCAAACAGTTCTGTCGTGAACACAACATCCCCTTTCGGGAAACCGGGAAACTTCTGGTGGCAACGGACAAGCAGGATGCAGAACGGATGCAGGATCTATTGGAGCGCTGCCGGATCAATGAGATTCAAACAGAGGTCTTTGACCAGCAGCAGTTGCACGAATTTGAGCCCAACGTTGTTGGCGTTGCCGCAACCTGGGTCCCCTCATCTGGGATTGTCGACTTTGAGCAGGTGGCAAATAAGTTAGCCGAGCAGATCCGGTCCGCCGGGGGAGAAATCTATACCAATTGCATGGTCACAGGACTGACAGAAACCAGTGGAGTCGAAGTCAAAACGAGCCTGGGAACATTTACCGGTCGCTTTCTGGTCAGCTGTGCCGGTCTCTATTCTGATCGCATTATTCAAATGTTAGGACAACAACCTACGTTTAAAATCCTCCCTTTCCGGGGTGAATACTTCCAGCTTCCGGCAGAAAAAAGCCAGATGGTCACCCATCCGATCTATCCGATCCCCAATCCTGAGCTCCCCTTTCTGGGAATCCACCTGACCCCCATGATTGATGGCTCACTCACCGTCGGCCCTAATGCAACCCTGGCACTGGCGCGCGAAGGCTACAGTCGGTGGAAAGTTGATCTCCACGATCTTGCAGAAATGCTCAGCTATCCGGGACTCTACCGCCTGGTGATGAAATATCCGCTGCCGACACTGATCGAATTAAAAAACTCACTCTATCGCCCCGGATATCTGAAGCAGGTCAACCGTTATTGTCCCAAAGTTGCTCTTGGCGATTTGCGTCCCTATCCTGCAGGAGTCAGAGCACAAGCGGTCAAACCTGATGGAACGACATTGGATGATTTTCTGTTCGTTGAGAGCGAGAAATCCCTGATTGTTGGCAACGCGCCATCTCCGGCAGCAACCTCGGCGATGCCAATTGCCCGGTATATCTGTGATAAAGTAGGACAGTTGATTGATTGA